The following are from one region of the Hymenobacter radiodurans genome:
- a CDS encoding MFS transporter has translation MTTARKNLFAVGLITSLFFLWGFALNLNPILIPHLKKACQLTDAQSALIDSASYIAYFLLAIPAGQFMKRFGYKGGILLGLLLFAGGLFCFTPPRRLAPTRFSWWRCLLLPAG, from the coding sequence ATGACTACCGCCCGGAAAAACCTCTTTGCCGTTGGTCTGATTACGTCGCTGTTTTTCCTGTGGGGCTTTGCGCTCAACCTGAACCCCATTCTGATTCCGCACCTCAAGAAAGCCTGCCAGCTGACCGATGCTCAGTCGGCCCTGATTGATTCGGCGTCTTACATCGCCTATTTTCTGCTGGCTATTCCTGCCGGGCAGTTTATGAAGCGCTTTGGCTACAAGGGCGGCATTTTGCTGGGGCTCCTGCTGTTTGCCGGGGGGCTTTTTTGTTTTACCCCGCCGCGGCGGCTCGCTCCTACCCGTTTTTCCTGGTGGCGTTGTTTGTTATTGCCTGCGGGCTGA